Below is a window of Herminiimonas arsenicoxydans DNA.
TGTGGTGCTGGGGCGCCCCGTGTTCTTCGTCGACGGCAATGAAGAGGCGGATATTCTGGCCGAAGATACCTTGTACGAAATCGCGCAATCGGTAGGCTTCAGGGATATCGATTTTCAATACGAGCCGATTGCTGCCGCTTTCGATTACGAGTCGCAGATAGAGCGTGAAGAACTGGTGTTGATCGCCGATATCGGCGGCGGTACTTCGGATTTTTCGCTGGTGCGACTGGCGCCGGAACGCGCAAAGAAAGCGGACAGGCGCGACGATATCCTGGCTACCGGCGGCGTACATATAGGCGGGACCGATTTCGATAAATATCTGAGCCTGACCAGCATCATGCCGCAGCTGGGGCTGGGCAGCCGCCTGAACAATAATAATGAAGTGCCATCCAGCTATTACTACAACCTGGCGACCTGGCACACGATCAATCTGGCGTACACGCAAAAAACCTGGTTGCAGATCAAGGACATCTATCGCGATGCAATGGAAAAGGACAAGCTGGATAGCTTGTTGCACCTGATCGAACATCGTTCCGGCCACTGGCTGGCACTGAAGGCGGAAGAGGGGAAAATAGCCTTGTCGGCCGAGCTGGAAACGCAACTGGTGCTGGACAGGCTGGTGCCGGCGCATACGCTGACCTTGCGGCGCGATGAATTTGATGACGCGATACACAAAATGGTGGCGGCTGTGGGCAGCACGGTGGCCAATCTGCTGCGCGATGCCGGCATCACTGCCGACCAGGTGGATACGGTGGTGTTTACCGGCGGTTCCAGCGGGGTTCATTTGCTGCGCGAAAAAATCGGCTCGCTGTTGCCGAACGCACGCCGTGTCGAAGGCGATCTGTTCGGCAGCATAGGCGCCGGCCTGGCGCTGGATGCCGTCAGAAAATTCGGTTGATGCCACAGATGAACTCAGCCATGCCGGACATGAAGGCATGGCTGGCATCGGCCATTTTAAAATGGTATAAACAATTTGCGCATTAATGCGCAAATTTTTTATGCGCACGGAAATACGAAGCGGGATGCGGATGGCGCCGGCACAAGTTGCTGCACACCGGATTGTCATGACAGCGACATAATGCAGGGTTAAGGTCACGGACTTTTCACGCGGACTATCTGCTCTCCGGCGATGCGCCGTGCATGAAACAGGCAGGTGTTTGAGGAGACAGGATGTTTGCTGCAGTAGATTTGGGTTCCAATAGTTTCAGGCTGCATATCGGAAGGCATGACGGCGAAGTCATGCGCATCGTCAAGAGCGCACGCGATCCGGTGCGGCTGGGAGCAGGACTGGACAGCAAGGGGAATCTGACTGCAGCAGCCATGGAAGGCGCGCTCGCGTCACTGACGCGTTTCAATGCGATTTTAAGCAGTTACCCCTTGAGTGCCGTGCGGGTGGTTGCCACCAATACGATGCGTATTGCAAAAAACGCCGCCGTGTTTTTGCCGGCAGCGGAGGCTGCCATCGGTTATCCGATCGAGATTATTTCCGGCGAAGAAGAAGGCCGTCTGATTTACATGGGCGTTGCCAGCACTTTGCCATCGGCTGCTGAGCGTCGCCTGGTGCTGGATATCGGCGGCGGCTCTACCGAACTGATCCTGGGCAAGGGGCCGGAAATCGAACAGGTTGAATCATTCAGCATAGGCACGGTACCACAAACCATGTCATTTTTCCCCGATGGGCATATAGGCGCCATGGTTTTCGACGCTGCCGTGCTGTCGGCGCGTTCGCGTTTTGAAGATGCCGCGTCCACGTACACATCCGAACGCTGGTCGGCTGCCTATGGCTCATCCGGTACGATACGGGCGATTGCCGATGCCATCAGCAAGAATGGTCTGGGCGATGGCGCTTTATCCCTCAAGAGTATGGAGGCGCTCAAGCGCCGCCTGATCCAGTTCGGTCATGCAGGGAAAATTGATTTGATCGGCATGAAAGCCGATCGCGCCACCAGCATGGCCGGCGGTCTGGCGATTTTGATCGCCGTCATGCAGGAACTGGGCATCAAGTCCATGAAGCCGGTTGATGCAGGCTTGCGCATGGGGGTGCTGTGGGATTTGCAACTGCGCGCCACCAAACGCGATCGTCGCGAACAATCGGTGCACGATTTCCAGCTGCGTTTTCATGCCGATGATGCGCGCGCTTGTCGTGTTGCGCACACTGCCAACGCCATGTTCGCCTTGCTCAAGCCGGCAGAGGATCACTACATCAAGCTGCTGAACTGGGCTGCGCTGCTGCATGAAATCGGTCTGGCGGTATCGCATAGCGGTTACCACAAGCATGCCGCTTACATGATCGAAAATGCCGATCTGCCTGGCTTCACGACACGCGAACAGCGTGCGATGAGCTCTCTGGTGCTGGCGCAGAAGGGGAGCTTGCGCAAGGTCGGTGATGCCTTGCATGAGGGCGATTTCGCCAAGGCGGTGCTGGCCCTGCGACTGGCCGTGATGTTCCTGCATGCGCGCATCGATATCGAAGCGGAAGAAGTGCGATTGAAGATGAAAAACCGCATCGAAATCGAATTGCGCAAGGAATGGGTGAGCGCACACCCGACGCTGGCCTACTGGATGGAAAAGGAAAAGGAAGCCTGGGACGAAGTAGGCATCGATTTTTCAATCAGGCTGCATGGATGAGCCATGCATGCAGGCGCAAAGACCGGGATTGAACCATTTTCCCGCTACGTTTTCTGAGTAGGCGCAGCGCTTGCATGCCGTAAGGCGTTGCCATCAGCATCAGCAGTTCTGTTCATTTATTTCTGGAGTTTGTCTTGTTCAATAGCATCGTCGATATCGTGTCGCAAAGCGGCTACCTGGGTATTTTTCTGCTGATGCTGGCGGAAAATGTGTTTCCACCGATTCCATCCGAATTGATCATGCCGCTGGCCGGCTTCGTTTCTGCGCGCGGCGAATTGAATATCGTGCTGGTCATACTGGCCGGCACCGCCGGTTCGGTCGTAGGCGCCTTGCCCTGGTATTACGCCGGTGCGATCTTCGGCCAGCACAGGCTCAAGCGTATCGCCAACAAGCATGGCCGCTGGATGACACTGTCGTCGCGCGATATCGATGTTGCTTCCATGTGGTTTGCACGTTATGGTGCGGCGGCGGTATTTTTCGGCCGCCTGATTCCGGCGATACGCACGCTGATCTCGGTGCCGGCCGGCATAGTGCATATGCCGATGCTGCCGTTTCTGGCATATTCGACCATCGGTTCACTGATCTGGACGGCCCTGCTGGCGGTGACGGGTTACCTGATGCAATCGCAGTATGACCAGGTCGAACACTATATGGACCCGTTCTCGAAAGGCGTACTGCTGCTGGCGATTACCATCTACGTTTATCGCTTCATACGCTTCAAACCGCAGCAGTCGTAATCAGATGCATCGCAATCAGACGCATCGCAATCAGAATATGAGGCCGGTTTTCTTGAAGAGAGCAATATCGACGTAGTTTGACAGGTGATTGTTCCTGCCTGAAGAACTGATCGCCAGACCGCCAAGATCGATATTGCTATCCTGCGCCAGAAAATCCTGCAGGGCCATGTGCAGCGGGCGTTTCGATTTCTGAATCGTCCTGGTCAGCGCCTTGGCGATGACGAATCCTTCCAGCGTCAGCGATGAAGGCGGCTCGTCGCGATACTTTTTCATCATCGTCAAATGCTCGAGTTGTATCGCGCTCTTGCCCGCATTCGGATTGGGCACTACCTGTGAAAATACCGTCCATTCCACCGCGCGGGCGCCGGCCAGTTCGCGCAAGGTGTCCAGATTGATCAGCGACGTGCCGGCGACAAAGGTTTGCGAGGAAAACTTGCGAAATTCCTTGAGGAATAGCGAGGTTCCTATCGTATCGGCAATCACGATGACAAAGCCCGGTTTGGTCGCGGCAAGGTGCGCGACTTCCTGGGCATTCTGCTTTTCGTTATCGCTTAAACGCAGCGTGCCACTCAGATTCAGGCCACGCCCGCGCAATTCGCTGGAGACGCTGCGAAATGCCTGCTGCGTGGATGGCCCGTCCTGGTAAACAATGCCGACATTCGTGATTCCCAGTGGCGCGAAATGCGACAGAATATGCCGTACTTCCTGCAGATAAGTCGGGCGCCAGAATAGAGCACGGTTGTCGTTCAATTCGACGGCATCGACCAGCGGTGCAAATAAAACCAGATTGCTGCGTTTGAAGGCGGGCGCATTCAGCACCGCCTGCGTCACCTTGTCACCCACACCACCAAGCAGGAAATCGACCTGTTCGCGCTCGATCAGCTCGGATACGACCTTGACTGCAACGGCCGGGGTCGCCTGATCGTCGCGCACGATGTAACGAATCTTTTTGCCGGCAATGCCGCCGGCGGCATTGAGCGCATCGAAATAGGTCTTGATGCCGGCCACATAGTCGCGGCCGATGGCGGCATTCGGGCTGGATAGATCGATGGCCTGGCCGATGACGATGGTTTCGTCCGCGGAAAACGCGGCAGCAGATATCAGGAAGGCTGCCGAAGCGACGGAGCATGAACGCAGGAATAGAAAGATCATGTATGGATGGAGGTTGTCGGATCAGACAGGAATTCTGCTGGCGAATTATGACGGGGCGATGAATTCAGTCTGCGTGCGACAAATAGGCGACAGAAACAGGCAAGGGAAACAAGCGAAAGAAATTTCTTTCGCAACAGGAAAAATCAGGTCTGCCGCATGTCGCGGGTGAGGCAAGGCGCGTAATCGGCTTGCACGGATGAAATAAACTGTATATATTATTTATACTATTAAAAACAAGGAGTGCATCGTGTCGACAGAGAATCCAGTCAAGGCGCCAGCCAAGAGAGCCGTAACAAAAAAAACCGTACCAGCAAAGACCGGCGAGGCAGTAACTGCCAAGCGGGCAACCCCTGTGACGAAGTCGAGCTTTGTAGCTAAAACGAACCCTCGAAAAGAGGTTGATGCAGTCGTGAAAAAAACCGCTACAGAAACTGTAACTGCCAGGAAACCGGTGACCAAACCGGCAAGCAAACCTGTAGCCAAGCCGGTAACCAAAGCTGTAACCAAGCCTGTATCGGCGAAGGTCGACAAGCAGCCGCAGGTTGCCAAGCCAGCGGCGCCGTCAAAAGAGAAGGTCAAGAAAGCCAAACTCGTTCGAGACAGCTTCACGATGCCGGAAACCGAATACCAGGTATTGAACGATGTCAAAAAGGCTTTTTTGAAATCCGGGGTATCGGTCAAGAAAAGCGAGTTGTTGCGTGCCGGAGTAGCCCTGATCAAGGCGATGAAATTGGATCAATTGAATGCAGTGATTTCTGCATTGCCGCCGCTAAAGGCTGGACGTCCGAAGAAAGACAAGTAACAGCGCAGTTGGCGCAGCTTGCCCGGGCTGCGTTACCACTAAAAGCCGATGCAGATGCATCGGCTTTTTTATTGTGCTCTGCGTCTGTTGCCGTGTCATGAAAATGACATGCTCCTGTCATTGTGCTGAAGCAATCGCCCGTTACGCTTGGCTCGTCACAATACAAAGGACGACACATGCGATTACTGAATGCTTCTGCCGATACCACCTCCGCTTCCCCCCGACTGACCTTGAGCATGGCCAGCACGCCGGCTGAAGTGCGGGAAGTACAGCGTTTGCGTTACAAGGTCTTTATCGAAGGCATGGGTTTGACCGCACTGGCAAACGACGAACGCCTCGACAAGGATGAATACGATACGTATTGCGATCACCTGATCGTACGCGACTCTACTACGCTCAAAGTGGTGGGAACCTACCGCGTGCTCAGCCCGCAAGCCGCGCGCAAGGCGGGCGGTTTTTACTCCGAGCAGGAGTTCGATCTCGGCCGGCTCGATCATCTCCGGGACCGCATTGCCGAAGCAGGCCGCGCCTGCATCCATCCAAAATATCGCAGCGGCGCAGTCATCATGATGTTGTGGGCCGGGATCGCCGCTTTCATGCAAAAGGAAAAGTGCACATATCTGATCGGTTGCGCCAGCATCAGTCTGGCAGATGGCGGCCACAATGCCGCCGCGCTGTATCACGCGATCGCCGAGACCAATCTCGCGCCTGCTGAATATCGCGTCAAACCGCACTTGCCGTTCCCGGTTGCAGTGCGCGAAGCCGGTCACAATCCGGCGATCCCGCCGCTGATAAGAGGCTACCTGCGTAGCGGCGCGTGGATATGCGGTGAACCGGCATGGGACCCTGATTTTCACAGCGCCGATCTGTTCATGATGCTGCCGCTGGCCAAGCTCGATAGCCGCTATGCGCGTCACTATTTAAAGGACGGCGTCAAAGACGGTGCGAAAGACGACAGCAAAGAGGACGCGCCAGCATGAAGCCGCGCGACCAGTTCCTAACGCCCGATTTTATCGATGCCGCTACTGGTAATAAATTTGATCCGCCGCGCGCTCCTGTTCGATTCCGCACGATCTGGATTTCAGACGTGCACCTGGGAACGACCGGCTGCCAGGCACAACGCCTGCTGGAATTCCTGCGCAAGACCGAATCGGAAACCCTGTATCTGGTCGGCGACATCATAGATGGCTGGCAATTGAAGCGGCGCTGGTACTGGCAGCAGGCGCATAACGATGTGGTGCAAATCGTATTGAAGAAAGCGAAGAAGGGCACGGAAGTCATTTTCATTCCGGGCAACCACGACGAAGCGATACGCGAATTCATCGATCTGGATTTCGGCGGTATTCGGGTGCGCGACGAGCTGGTGCATACCACTGCGCAAGGCAAGCGCATGCTGGTGCTGCACGGCGACCGTTTTGATGGCGTGATCGCCTGTGCCAAGTGGCTGGCTTACGTCGGTGACAATCTTTATTCGCTCATACTCAAATTCAACCAGTGGTTCAACGTCTGGCGCGCCCGCGCCGGTTTGCCCTATTGGTCATTGTCGCAATACCTGAAGCTGAAGGTAAAAAATGCAGTCAGCTATATCTCTTCCTTTGAAAACGCGCTGGCGGCAGAAGCCAGGCAGCGTGGCCTGGATGGCGTCATCTGCGGTCACATCCACAAACCGGAAATTCGCGACATCGACGGCATCCTGTATTGCAATGACGGCGACTGGGTGGAAAGTCTGTCGGCGCTGGTCGAAGAGCCGTGTGGTGAATTGCGGCTCGTCACCTGGCAGGAAATCGTGATGTCGCACACATCAGCCAAACATGAAAAGGTAAACGACTTATGCGTATCGCCATCGTAACGGACGCCTGGACACCGCAAGTCAACGGTGTCGTCAATACATTGAAGGCCACACGCAAGCAATTGCGTGCCAGCGGTCATGCGGTTCTGATGGTAACGCCGGAGCATATACGCAGTTATTCCTGCCCGACCTATCCGGAAATTCGCCTGGCCTACAAGCCCTACGGCAAGGTGGCGTCCGCGCTGGACGATTTCGATGCGGATTGCATACACATTGCAACGGAAGGGCCGATGGGGCTGGCGGCGCGGCGTTACTGCCTCAATCGCGGGCTGGATTTCACGACCGCCTATCACACCCGTTTCCCCGAATATTTGCGTGCCCGCTTTCATCTGCCGCTGGCAGTGACGTATCGCTGGCTCAAATGGTTTCATGGCCCGGCCAAGGCGGTGATGGTGCCGACGCCGCGCATGCAGGATGCGCTGGAGCAGAGCGGTTTCAGGAATGTGGTGCAATGGAGTCGTGGTGTGGACACCGCTTATTTCAAGCCGGGCCCGCGCGAGGAAGCATCGCTGCAGCGTCCGCTTTATCTGTATGTGGGCCGCATCGCCGTCGAGAAAAATATCGAGGCTTTCCTGCAAATGGACTTGCCCGGTGCCAAATGGGTGATAGGCGATGGCCCGATGCGCGACGAGCTGGAGAAAAAATATCCGGACGTGCGCTTTCTCGGCGCCAAGCCGCATGAAGCACTGCCGGCATATTACAACTGCGCCGATGTATTCGTGTTCCCGAGTCGTACCGACACCTTCGGCCTGGTGCTGGTCGAAGCGATGGCGTGTGGCGTGCCGGTGGCGGCCTATCCGGTCGAAGGGCCGATCGATGTGGTGGCGCATGGCAAAGCCGGCGTCCTCGATACGGATTTGACGCGTGCCTGTTTCGAAGCCTTGAAATTGAAGCGCTCGGTGGTGCGGGAGCATGCGCTGTGTTATTCGTGGGATGCGGCGACTCAGCAGTTCCTGCAACATTTGCATCCGGTACGCAAGAGCAATGGGCTGGCTGTGGTGCGATCCTCGCTGGCATAGAATCAGGCTGGGCTGAGTTCTTTCAGTACAGAGGAAAATATTTCATCGTCTTATGCAGGGTTCTGACTGAGCCCGGACACATGTTTATGCCCGGGCTTGCCTGCGATTAGCGGCTGAATGTTGCTTGCAGATCGGCCTGGTTGTTGACGCCGTTTTGCAGCGCCAGCATCAGCAGGATGCGTGCCTTGGCTGCCTTCAGATCGTCGGCCATGACGGCGCCAGCTTCAAAAGAAGTCTTGCCGCCGCCTTCAAAACCGTAGCTAGGCATGACACGGCCATT
It encodes the following:
- a CDS encoding putative ABC-type branched-chain amino acid transport systems, periplasmic component (Evidence 3 : Function proposed based on presence of conserved amino acid motif, structural feature or limited homology; Product type pt : putative transporter) → MIFLFLRSCSVASAAFLISAAAFSADETIVIGQAIDLSSPNAAIGRDYVAGIKTYFDALNAAGGIAGKKIRYIVRDDQATPAVAVKVVSELIEREQVDFLLGGVGDKVTQAVLNAPAFKRSNLVLFAPLVDAVELNDNRALFWRPTYLQEVRHILSHFAPLGITNVGIVYQDGPSTQQAFRSVSSELRGRGLNLSGTLRLSDNEKQNAQEVAHLAATKPGFVIVIADTIGTSLFLKEFRKFSSQTFVAGTSLINLDTLRELAGARAVEWTVFSQVVPNPNAGKSAIQLEHLTMMKKYRDEPPSSLTLEGFVIAKALTRTIQKSKRPLHMALQDFLAQDSNIDLGGLAISSSGRNNHLSNYVDIALFKKTGLIF
- a CDS encoding putative chaperone protein (Evidence 3 : Function proposed based on presence of conserved amino acid motif, structural feature or limited homology; Product type pf : putative factor), whose protein sequence is MANACGVDFGTSNSTVGWSRPGVSPLLQLEDGKVTLPSVIFFNADEEQVYYGRAALANYLQGYEGRLMRSLKSLLGTSLIDDQTEVMGKALPFRTLLTQFIAELKRRAETAAGREFSSVVLGRPVFFVDGNEEADILAEDTLYEIAQSVGFRDIDFQYEPIAAAFDYESQIEREELVLIADIGGGTSDFSLVRLAPERAKKADRRDDILATGGVHIGGTDFDKYLSLTSIMPQLGLGSRLNNNNEVPSSYYYNLATWHTINLAYTQKTWLQIKDIYRDAMEKDKLDSLLHLIEHRSGHWLALKAEEGKIALSAELETQLVLDRLVPAHTLTLRRDEFDDAIHKMVAAVGSTVANLLRDAGITADQVDTVVFTGGSSGVHLLREKIGSLLPNARRVEGDLFGSIGAGLALDAVRKFG
- a CDS encoding putative exopolyphosphatase Ppx (Evidence 3 : Function proposed based on presence of conserved amino acid motif, structural feature or limited homology; Product type pe : putative enzyme), whose product is MFAAVDLGSNSFRLHIGRHDGEVMRIVKSARDPVRLGAGLDSKGNLTAAAMEGALASLTRFNAILSSYPLSAVRVVATNTMRIAKNAAVFLPAAEAAIGYPIEIISGEEEGRLIYMGVASTLPSAAERRLVLDIGGGSTELILGKGPEIEQVESFSIGTVPQTMSFFPDGHIGAMVFDAAVLSARSRFEDAASTYTSERWSAAYGSSGTIRAIADAISKNGLGDGALSLKSMEALKRRLIQFGHAGKIDLIGMKADRATSMAGGLAILIAVMQELGIKSMKPVDAGLRMGVLWDLQLRATKRDRREQSVHDFQLRFHADDARACRVAHTANAMFALLKPAEDHYIKLLNWAALLHEIGLAVSHSGYHKHAAYMIENADLPGFTTREQRAMSSLVLAQKGSLRKVGDALHEGDFAKAVLALRLAVMFLHARIDIEAEEVRLKMKNRIEIELRKEWVSAHPTLAYWMEKEKEAWDEVGIDFSIRLHG
- a CDS encoding Conserved hypothetical protein (Evidence 4 : Homologs of previously reported genes of unknown function), with product MRLLNASADTTSASPRLTLSMASTPAEVREVQRLRYKVFIEGMGLTALANDERLDKDEYDTYCDHLIVRDSTTLKVVGTYRVLSPQAARKAGGFYSEQEFDLGRLDHLRDRIAEAGRACIHPKYRSGAVIMMLWAGIAAFMQKEKCTYLIGCASISLADGGHNAAALYHAIAETNLAPAEYRVKPHLPFPVAVREAGHNPAIPPLIRGYLRSGAWICGEPAWDPDFHSADLFMMLPLAKLDSRYARHYLKDGVKDGAKDDSKEDAPA
- a CDS encoding Putative DedA protein (Evidence 3 : Function proposed based on presence of conserved amino acid motif, structural feature or limited homology; Product type pe : putative enzyme); this encodes MFNSIVDIVSQSGYLGIFLLMLAENVFPPIPSELIMPLAGFVSARGELNIVLVILAGTAGSVVGALPWYYAGAIFGQHRLKRIANKHGRWMTLSSRDIDVASMWFARYGAAAVFFGRLIPAIRTLISVPAGIVHMPMLPFLAYSTIGSLIWTALLAVTGYLMQSQYDQVEHYMDPFSKGVLLLAITIYVYRFIRFKPQQS
- a CDS encoding putative Metallo-dependent phosphatase (Evidence 3 : Function proposed based on presence of conserved amino acid motif, structural feature or limited homology; Product type pe : putative enzyme) encodes the protein MKPRDQFLTPDFIDAATGNKFDPPRAPVRFRTIWISDVHLGTTGCQAQRLLEFLRKTESETLYLVGDIIDGWQLKRRWYWQQAHNDVVQIVLKKAKKGTEVIFIPGNHDEAIREFIDLDFGGIRVRDELVHTTAQGKRMLVLHGDRFDGVIACAKWLAYVGDNLYSLILKFNQWFNVWRARAGLPYWSLSQYLKLKVKNAVSYISSFENALAAEARQRGLDGVICGHIHKPEIRDIDGILYCNDGDWVESLSALVEEPCGELRLVTWQEIVMSHTSAKHEKVNDLCVSPS
- the gtrA gene encoding Glycosyltransferase (Evidence 2b : Function of strongly homologous gene; PubMedId : 16385130, 12597275; Product type e : enzyme), translated to MRIAIVTDAWTPQVNGVVNTLKATRKQLRASGHAVLMVTPEHIRSYSCPTYPEIRLAYKPYGKVASALDDFDADCIHIATEGPMGLAARRYCLNRGLDFTTAYHTRFPEYLRARFHLPLAVTYRWLKWFHGPAKAVMVPTPRMQDALEQSGFRNVVQWSRGVDTAYFKPGPREEASLQRPLYLYVGRIAVEKNIEAFLQMDLPGAKWVIGDGPMRDELEKKYPDVRFLGAKPHEALPAYYNCADVFVFPSRTDTFGLVLVEAMACGVPVAAYPVEGPIDVVAHGKAGVLDTDLTRACFEALKLKRSVVREHALCYSWDAATQQFLQHLHPVRKSNGLAVVRSSLA
- a CDS encoding conserved hypothetical protein (Evidence 4 : Homologs of previously reported genes of unknown function) gives rise to the protein MSTENPVKAPAKRAVTKKTVPAKTGEAVTAKRATPVTKSSFVAKTNPRKEVDAVVKKTATETVTARKPVTKPASKPVAKPVTKAVTKPVSAKVDKQPQVAKPAAPSKEKVKKAKLVRDSFTMPETEYQVLNDVKKAFLKSGVSVKKSELLRAGVALIKAMKLDQLNAVISALPPLKAGRPKKDK